The Methylomonas rhizoryzae genome includes the window TTTTTGTTGGACCCGGAAAACAACGCCCGCACCTTCGGCAGCAATCGCAAAATGCCCAATCTGGACATCAGCCAAGCGGAAGCCGAAGCGGTCATCGCTTTTTTGAAATGGATGTCGGCCATCGACACCAACGGCTTTCCGCATAACTTCATTGCACTGGGCGAAGGGGAATAGACGATGAGCGATAAACACTTGCAACAGTCGGCGGCCGCATGCTGGGCCGACTGCAAACAGGCTTATGCCGAATTGATGGCCAATCCGCATTTGAGCGGTGGCCGTAAACTGGCGCTGCATTACTTCGGCGTCGCCATGGTGTTGTTCATGGCTCAGTTGCTGTTCGGCTTGTTGGCCGGATTACAATTTATTTTTCCGAGCTTTCTTTACGAAATTCTGGATTTCAACGTCAACCGCATGGTGCACATCAATGCCATGGTGGTGTGGATGTTGTACGGCTTCATGGGCTCGGTCTATTGGTTTTTGGAGGATGAAAGCGGCGTCGAGATCGTCGGCCTGAAATGGGGGCAACTGGCATTTTGGGTGTTAACCGGCGCCGTCGCCGTCGTCGTATTGGTGTATCTGTTGATTCAAATCGGCAGCGGTAGCGATACTTCGCTGTGGTTGATCAACGAGGGCCGCGAATACATAGAAGCGCCGCGTTGGGCGGACATCGGCATCGTCGCGGTGATGCTGGTATTCTTCTACAACGTCGCCGCAACCTTTGCAGCCGGCCAATGGTCCGGCATCGCCGGAGTGCTGACACTGGATTTGGTGGCCCTGGCCGGCTTGTATCTGGCCGGGATGTTTTACGTCACCAACATTTCCGTCGACCAGTACTGGTGGTGGTGGGTGATCCATCTATGGGTGGAAGCCACCTGGGAAGTATTGGTCGGCTGCATCATGGCCTGGAGCCTGATGAAACTGTTAGGCGTGCGCCGGCAAGTGGTGCAAACCTGGCTATACATCGAAGTGGCGCTGATGTTCGGCTCCGGCATACTCGGCTTGGGCCATCACTATTTCTGGATAGGCACGCCGGAATATTGGTTCACCATCGGCGGATTTTTCTCCGCGCTGGAGCCTATTCCTCTGGTCGCCATGGTGGTTCATTCGGTTTACGACGCCGGCGTGCACCGCTTCAAAAACAGCAACCACCCGGCCTTGGCCTGGGTCATCGCCCACGCCTTCGGCAACTTTTTGGGTGCCGGCGTCTGGGGCTTTATGCATACCCTACCGCAAATCAACTTATACACCCACGGTACTCAATGGTCCGCCTCGCACGGCCATCTGGCCTTCTTCGGCGCTTATGCGACCATCAATATCGCCTTTTTCTACCTGGCCGCTCAGCAAGCGCGCGGCAACGTCTGGATGGGCGGCGGGCTGGCGGATGGTTGGCGCTGGAAGGCCGCGCTGGCACTGCTGAACATCGGGGTAATGGGCATGACCGTAGCGCTGCTGATTGCAGGTTACGAACAATCGTTCATCGAGCGCGCGGTCGAAGGCTCCACCTGGGCGGGCTACTTTGCCGCGCAAAACCATCCGTGGTTCATACAAGCCATGGTGTGGCGCATGTTGTTCGGCCTGGTGACATTAACCGGCGGCGGCCTGCTGTTTTGGGACCTGCTGACCATAGGCCGCGGCGAGCAACGCTTGGCCCCCATCATTAGCGAAGCTTAATTAGCACCTGACCGTAAATCAATATATAACATATATATCAATATGTTATAATTATATCACAGCACGAAGATGTGCAGCTCCGACACCGGTTTTGCCTGCTTTTCGGCAAAACCGGCCTGAAAACGCCCAAAAGCTAAAATCTTCGTTCGCCGAAATCGATATTGCCGTCATCAATCGCCAATCATGCGGCGACAATCCCGCAACTGCACGACCAACAGCAACACATCCGGTGTCAAGCGTGGCGCGGGTAACAACTGCGCTTCCTCGGCGGGCAATTGCTGTACTTTTTTGACCGCGGCTTCCACGTCAATGCTGTCGATCGTCACGATGAAACCCTGTAAGGCGTTGAATTGACGGTTATTAGAAGGCTGGTTTGCAAAGCCGACTTTGGCCTTCGAGAAGCGCGCGCAGGCGATTTTTCCTATCGGATGGCTAGGCTCGCATGTTGTAAGATTTGTCCCGACGGATAAGCCCTGTAGGGACGTTTGAATGGCCGATTAGGTGCGTTTCGGACAAGGCATCTCAAAATCACTTTTTGACGAAAAACCTTGTCAAGCTTTATTTTTGAATGTGGCTGAATAATTACAAAACAAATTGCTCAGAGGTTCCTTAATAATCAACCCTGTTTTGCTCGATACGGCGTGATTTAAAAATTAGATCCGTTCCGACTTTCAACCCTAGGTTGCAAATAGCCTAGAATTTTTGTTCGTCTTCGCCGAATTTATCGGATAGCCGCAACAACACATACAAAGCGCCGGTGCCGCCAGCCCGCGGCGGTGTGGAGCAAAAGGCCAATACGTCTTGGTGCTGGCGCAGCAGTAAGTTAAGGTCGTTTTTTAATACCGGCTGCCGCTCGGGCGAGTTGTAGCCTTTGCCGTGGATGATTTGCACGCAACGGCGCCCGTCTTCCACGCAGGCGTGCAAAAAACGCAACAGTTGCTGCCGGGCTTGCCGGCTGGTCAAGCCGTGCAAATCGATGTATGCGTCCAAACCGAAATCGCCCTTGCGCAATTTTTTCAACACCGCTTTTTGCAAACCCGGCGCCAGAAACCCCACTTTGTCTTCCTGATACAAGGTTTCCAATTCGCCGTCCACTTCGTTTTGCAGGGGATCCACCGCTTCCAGCGGCTTAAAGGCCGGAACCGGGCGCGGTTTTTTATCCGGCCGCAACACGACCTTATCGCTTTTGACCGGCTCCACTTTACCGACCCTGTCTCTGAATAATGCCCCGTCCTCGGGAGCGATGTTTTTTTTTGTCACGTAAGCTGCTGGTTTTGCGGTTTTTTTGCTACTATGCGGCAATTTTATAGCGTTTTCCGCGACATGCATATTCTAATCAGCAACGACGACGGTTACTTGGCGCAAGGCATCAATACCTTGGCCGCCGCCTTGGCCCAATACGCCAACGTGTCGATTGTCGCCCCCGACAAAAACCGCAGCGCGGCCAGCAATTCGCTGACGCTGGACATGCCGCTACGCGCCACCTTGTGCGACAACGGCTTCGTGCGGGTGGACGGTACGCCGACCGACTGCGTGCATCTAGCCATCACCGGCTTGTTGGAACAAGAGCCTGACATGGTATTTGCCGGCATCAACCACGGCGCCAATTTAGGCGACGACGTAGTGTATTCCGGCACCGTGGCCGCCGCCACCGAGGGCCGATTTCTCGGCTTGCCGGCCATAGCGATTTCCCTGGTCGGCAGCGACCCCAAACATTTCGACACCGCAGCGCACGTCGCCGTGACGTTGTTGCACAAAATTCAATCCAAGCCGTTGCCGGAAGACACCTTGCTGAACGTTAACGTGCCGGATTTACCGCTGGCGGAATTGAAAGGCTACCAAGCCACCCGTTTGGGCTTGCGGCATAAGGCGGAAGCCGTCATCCGCGCTAACGATCCGCGCGGCCAAACCATTTACTGGGTGGGGCCGCCCGGTAGCGAACAGGACGCCGGCCCCGGTACCGATTTCGATGCCATCCGCAACGGCTATGTGTCGGTTACCCCCTTGCAATTGGACTTGACCCGCTACGACCGCTTGGCCGGGTTACGCGATTGGCTGACGTAAGAGAGCGGCAGGTGAAGCAGCGTATCCAAGGCACGGGCATGACATCCAGGCGCACGCGCGAGCGTATGGTCGCGCGCCTGCGTCAGCAGGGCATCAGCAACAATCAGGTGCTGCAGGTGATGGCGCAAATTCCTCGCCACGTGTTCGTCGACGAGGCATTGGAAAGCCGCGCTTACGAAGATACCGCGCTGCCCATCGGCCACAATCAAACCATTTCCCAGCCTTATATCGTGGCCAAGATGACCGAACTGTTGTTGGAGCGCGGTCCGCTGGACAAGGTACTGGAAATAGGCACTGGCTGCGGCTATCAAACCGCGGTGCTGGCCAAGCTGGTCGGGCAGTTGTACACCGTTGAGCGCATCGCGCCTTTAATGAAAAAAGCCCGCGACTTGTTGTGGGAGCTGGATATTAAAACCGTCGGATTCAAACACAGCGACGGCGGTTGGGGCTGGCCGGAACACGCGCCGTTCGACGGCATATTGGCCGCTGCGGCGCCGGTAGAAATTCCGGAAGCCTTACTGCAACAACTGGCGCCGGGCGGCGTCATGGTCATTCCGGTTGGGCCGGAAGGCTGGCAGGAATTGCACCGCATCACGCGGACCGCGAACGGTTTCGAAGACGAGGTTTTGGAAAGAGTGTCTTTCGTGCCGTTTTTATCCGGCATCAGCTAAATTGAAACTTAGAAAAAAGTCGCGGCGACCGCAATCGCCGCGGGCTTTTCCATTGCCCGGATAACAGCTAGCTCCTTACCATTATCCGGGGCTTTCCCTGGCATCTTATTTTCCATGTTCACGGGGGAGAGAACTAAAAATCCCTGACACCTGTTTTTATTAAGCTATAAGCGTGCCATTGTTTAATCTCTTCTGTAAAAAGCGGCTTGCCGATTTTCGCAAATATCATCGCCCGCCCCAGCAAAAACAAGCTAAATAATTGAAATAAAATTATTTTTATCGCGTTCCGCAGCCCGATTCGATAAACGTCCCGCCGGCTATTTCGCGGGTGTTCCGGCTCCGGCAATTTGATTTTAATTTGATCCTTAGAGTCTACGCTGCTCGACGGCAACACTAACCCTTAAAACTATGTTATTTAACCCGGCAAACTGGGCCAAATAACCCATACATCTTTCTTCTCCTTCGGCATTCAAGCAAGCGCCGGCACTTTTTCCAGCCGGCTTTGCAGCTCGGTTAAAAACGCTTCAGTGGTCATATAAAGGCCCGGACTCACCGCGTCGCCGTGTATGCAGACCGCCAAATCCTTAGTCATCGCCCCGCTTTCCACGGTGTCTACGCAGACTTTTTCCAGCTTATGGCAAAAATCGATCAAGGCCTGATTGCCATCCAACTTACCGCGAAAGGCCAAGCCGCGGGTCCAGGCGAATATAGAGGCAATCGGATTGGTGGAAGTCGCTTTACCTTGCTGATGCAAACGGTAATGTCGGGTCACGGTACCGTGCGCGGCTTCGGCCTCCATGATTTTGCCGTCCGGCGTGACCAGCGTCGAGGTCATCAAACCCAGCGAGCCGAAACCTTGGGCGACGGTATCGGATTGCACGTCGCCGTCGTAGTTCTTGCAAGCCCAGACGAATGCCCCGCTCCATTTCAGGGCCGAGGCAACCATGTCGTCTATCAATTTGTGCTCGTACACCAAGCCTTTGGCTTCGAAATCGGCCTTAAATTCCGCCTGATAAATGGCTTCGAAGATGTCCTTGAAGCGGCCGTCGTACTTTTTCAAGATGGTATTTTTGGTGGACAAATACAACGGCCAGCCTCTGTCCAGCGCCACGTTGAAACAGCTGCGCGCGAAACCGGCGATAGACTCGTCGGTGTTGTACATCGCCAAGGCCACGCCGTCGCCTTCGAAATGGTAAACCTGATAACTTTGCTCGCCGCTGCCGTCGTCCGGCGTGAACGTGATGGTCAGTTTGCCTTTGCCGCGCGTCACGAAATCAGTAGCCCGGTATTGGTCGCCGAACGCGTGCCGGCCTATGCAGATCGGCTGGGTCCAATTCGGCACTAGCCGAGGCACGTTGTTGCAGATAATGGGTTCGCGAAACACGGTACCGTCCAAAATATTGCGGATCGTGCCGTTGGGCGATTTATACATGCGCCTTAAGCCGAATTCCGCTACCCGCGCTTCGTCCGGGGTGATGGTCGCGCATTTGATGCCGACGCCGTGTTTCTTAATTGCGTTTGCCGCATCGATGGTGATTTGGTCATCGGTCGCATCGCGTTGCTCAATGCTCAAATCGAAGTATTCGATAGGCAAATCCAAATACGGCAATATCAAGCGGTCCTTGATGAAATGCCAAATAATGCGGGTCATTTCGTCGCCGTCGATTTCGACGACGGGTTGGTCTACGCGTATTTTGTTCATGCCCGGCTCCGGCGGATTAAGTGGATTAGCACTATAAGCTTAGCGTAGCTGCGGCGTTGCGTTGGCGGTTGCTTCATTGTATAAGCTAGCCTGGGTTTACGTTTTCGGCGCATAGCCTAATCGCATGAAAGACTACCGAGATTTGCGCAACCAACTGCTGAGCATGCTGGAAGATTTGGACGACCGTCTAGGCAAGATCGCCGACGCGGATACGCCCGGCGCTACGGCGGAAAACGCAGGCCCGCGCCAAACCGAAGCTTGCCGGGCCGAGGAATTCGGCGCCGA containing:
- a CDS encoding cbb3-type cytochrome c oxidase subunit I encodes the protein MANPHLSGGRKLALHYFGVAMVLFMAQLLFGLLAGLQFIFPSFLYEILDFNVNRMVHINAMVVWMLYGFMGSVYWFLEDESGVEIVGLKWGQLAFWVLTGAVAVVVLVYLLIQIGSGSDTSLWLINEGREYIEAPRWADIGIVAVMLVFFYNVAATFAAGQWSGIAGVLTLDLVALAGLYLAGMFYVTNISVDQYWWWWVIHLWVEATWEVLVGCIMAWSLMKLLGVRRQVVQTWLYIEVALMFGSGILGLGHHYFWIGTPEYWFTIGGFFSALEPIPLVAMVVHSVYDAGVHRFKNSNHPALAWVIAHAFGNFLGAGVWGFMHTLPQINLYTHGTQWSASHGHLAFFGAYATINIAFFYLAAQQARGNVWMGGGLADGWRWKAALALLNIGVMGMTVALLIAGYEQSFIERAVEGSTWAGYFAAQNHPWFIQAMVWRMLFGLVTLTGGGLLFWDLLTIGRGEQRLAPIISEA
- a CDS encoding protein-L-isoaspartate(D-aspartate) O-methyltransferase, yielding MKQRIQGTGMTSRRTRERMVARLRQQGISNNQVLQVMAQIPRHVFVDEALESRAYEDTALPIGHNQTISQPYIVAKMTELLLERGPLDKVLEIGTGCGYQTAVLAKLVGQLYTVERIAPLMKKARDLLWELDIKTVGFKHSDGGWGWPEHAPFDGILAAAAPVEIPEALLQQLAPGGVMVIPVGPEGWQELHRITRTANGFEDEVLERVSFVPFLSGIS
- the surE gene encoding 5'/3'-nucleotidase SurE, coding for MHILISNDDGYLAQGINTLAAALAQYANVSIVAPDKNRSAASNSLTLDMPLRATLCDNGFVRVDGTPTDCVHLAITGLLEQEPDMVFAGINHGANLGDDVVYSGTVAAATEGRFLGLPAIAISLVGSDPKHFDTAAHVAVTLLHKIQSKPLPEDTLLNVNVPDLPLAELKGYQATRLGLRHKAEAVIRANDPRGQTIYWVGPPGSEQDAGPGTDFDAIRNGYVSVTPLQLDLTRYDRLAGLRDWLT
- a CDS encoding NADP-dependent isocitrate dehydrogenase, whose translation is MNKIRVDQPVVEIDGDEMTRIIWHFIKDRLILPYLDLPIEYFDLSIEQRDATDDQITIDAANAIKKHGVGIKCATITPDEARVAEFGLRRMYKSPNGTIRNILDGTVFREPIICNNVPRLVPNWTQPICIGRHAFGDQYRATDFVTRGKGKLTITFTPDDGSGEQSYQVYHFEGDGVALAMYNTDESIAGFARSCFNVALDRGWPLYLSTKNTILKKYDGRFKDIFEAIYQAEFKADFEAKGLVYEHKLIDDMVASALKWSGAFVWACKNYDGDVQSDTVAQGFGSLGLMTSTLVTPDGKIMEAEAAHGTVTRHYRLHQQGKATSTNPIASIFAWTRGLAFRGKLDGNQALIDFCHKLEKVCVDTVESGAMTKDLAVCIHGDAVSPGLYMTTEAFLTELQSRLEKVPALA
- a CDS encoding Smr/MutS family protein, which codes for MTKKNIAPEDGALFRDRVGKVEPVKSDKVVLRPDKKPRPVPAFKPLEAVDPLQNEVDGELETLYQEDKVGFLAPGLQKAVLKKLRKGDFGLDAYIDLHGLTSRQARQQLLRFLHACVEDGRRCVQIIHGKGYNSPERQPVLKNDLNLLLRQHQDVLAFCSTPPRAGGTGALYVLLRLSDKFGEDEQKF